One genomic segment of Alicycliphilus denitrificans K601 includes these proteins:
- a CDS encoding TIGR03757 family integrating conjugative element protein encodes MPAPVFKASPRLPTISIAPGLWAVLFMFTQTAAADVLVVTDSRHPVQTPAGVRIIELDQATRIEVELAAHLPADPQQAAALVRQRLHDGGEALQRRIGHAYQGVADAWGLGIAKIPAVVVDRRYVVYGEPDVPRAVARINAYRSTQP; translated from the coding sequence ATGCCGGCCCCCGTCTTCAAGGCTTCGCCCCGGCTGCCGACCATCAGCATTGCGCCCGGACTGTGGGCAGTGCTGTTCATGTTTACCCAGACTGCAGCAGCCGACGTGCTCGTCGTCACCGACAGCCGTCATCCGGTGCAGACTCCAGCCGGCGTGCGGATCATCGAGCTGGACCAGGCCACGCGCATCGAGGTCGAACTCGCCGCGCACCTACCGGCCGACCCGCAACAGGCTGCAGCCCTGGTGCGGCAGCGGTTGCATGACGGCGGCGAGGCCCTTCAACGCCGCATCGGCCACGCCTACCAAGGTGTCGCGGATGCCTGGGGACTGGGCATCGCCAAGATTCCCGCCGTGGTGGTCGATCGACGCTACGTGGTCTACGGCGAGCCCGACGTGCCCCGCGCCGTCGCGCGCATCAACGCCTACCGGAGCACGCAGCCATGA
- a CDS encoding TIGR03756 family integrating conjugative element protein has protein sequence MSLLLASRRLRATVASLLLSTATSTFALDTATIVSSALSPDCLEYRVVGICYWLYCTPFGCSVRTSVKVRHYVPDAVVSSYSNTGENPWLEVRAMSMPNPTAKAGGDGTTNHDNENNLAKFKNADVIGHPAALVFSQFASASGYTCEGAGTAFMPYLLSTLDTIAWRYNIPEAFYPEALIPGRREIGTRTGLNLWGNVYPRGGFLHQTDDHKSGAVVAQRAGDIVTRRNQIHVYQPLLANARDGYWPAGALMETDASTGKWQELTPTLSNSCVVFPHSRTRVQAQQGDYAWALWRPYSCCRRRGQVFLGSVDFM, from the coding sequence ATGAGCCTCCTGCTGGCATCCCGGCGCCTGCGCGCCACCGTCGCCTCGCTGCTGCTGAGCACGGCCACGTCGACGTTCGCCCTGGACACCGCCACCATCGTCTCGTCGGCGCTGTCCCCCGACTGCCTCGAATACCGCGTGGTCGGTATCTGCTACTGGCTGTACTGCACGCCCTTCGGCTGCTCGGTTCGCACTTCCGTCAAGGTGCGCCACTACGTCCCCGATGCGGTGGTGTCGAGCTACTCGAACACTGGCGAAAACCCGTGGCTGGAGGTCAGGGCGATGAGCATGCCCAACCCGACCGCCAAGGCTGGCGGTGACGGCACGACCAATCACGACAACGAGAACAACCTCGCCAAGTTCAAGAACGCCGATGTCATCGGCCATCCGGCCGCGCTGGTGTTCAGCCAGTTCGCCAGCGCCTCCGGCTACACCTGCGAAGGCGCTGGCACGGCCTTCATGCCGTATCTGCTGAGCACGCTCGACACGATCGCCTGGCGCTACAACATCCCGGAAGCGTTCTACCCCGAAGCGCTCATCCCCGGCCGGCGCGAAATCGGTACGCGCACCGGCCTGAACCTCTGGGGCAACGTGTATCCCCGCGGTGGCTTCCTGCACCAGACCGACGACCACAAGAGCGGCGCCGTGGTCGCGCAGCGCGCGGGCGACATCGTGACGCGCCGCAACCAGATTCACGTGTATCAGCCCCTGCTGGCCAACGCCCGCGACGGCTACTGGCCGGCCGGCGCGCTGATGGAGACCGACGCCTCGACGGGCAAGTGGCAGGAGCTGACGCCCACGCTCTCGAACAGTTGCGTGGTCTTCCCGCACAGCCGCACCCGCGTGCAGGCCCAGCAGGGCGACTACGCCTGGGCCTTGTGGCGGCCGTACTCCTGCTGCCGGCGCCGTGGCCAGGTCTTCCTCGGCAGCGTCGATTTCATGTGA
- a CDS encoding integrating conjugative element protein — protein MNASLPDFLHRAKSPLRATLLVAAITLVVGVAWAQTRIDPNGVNVSGSVIGDDVLYSIGGGRAVSMGGAGNMQSIGVGVGWNSNLICGDMSITTTLQNQLNGITNGFQTIMSNVIQNATAAVASLPALIIQRADPGLYNLLTNGILQARLDFDRSKMTCRAIANRMADMAGGQAGWDQLAEGMALRDAVSSTDAVSAIEQAESNKGNNGVPWVGGGNAGGSGQSSIKVVGDVTRAGYNLLNGRSATDTSSIARSACGNRLTCQTWSSPGAAAAFANRVLGEREQRTCENCTKTQTTPGVGLTPVIQEEYETKLQVLQELVTGARPTTLANLDAAGSSSLPITRGVIEALRDEPDQDVLGRRLASEAALSSVLEKALLLQRTLLTGKKEPNVAANELAVQAVDQENSALEQEINNLKTELELRRTLAGNSAMAIIQRHSTRAAGSRGVFEGDTTRDRLREVQKPRSGTP, from the coding sequence ATGAACGCCTCCCTCCCTGACTTCCTGCACCGCGCGAAGTCGCCCCTGCGGGCCACGCTGCTCGTGGCGGCCATCACGCTGGTCGTCGGCGTCGCCTGGGCGCAGACCCGCATCGACCCCAATGGCGTGAACGTCAGTGGCAGCGTGATCGGCGACGACGTGCTCTACAGCATCGGCGGCGGCCGGGCCGTGTCGATGGGTGGTGCCGGCAACATGCAGAGCATCGGCGTCGGCGTCGGCTGGAACAGCAACCTGATCTGCGGCGACATGAGCATCACCACGACGCTGCAGAACCAGCTCAACGGCATCACCAACGGCTTCCAGACGATCATGAGCAACGTGATCCAGAACGCCACTGCCGCGGTGGCGTCACTCCCGGCGCTCATCATCCAGCGCGCCGACCCGGGCCTGTACAACCTGCTCACCAACGGCATCCTCCAGGCGCGCCTGGATTTCGACCGCTCGAAGATGACCTGCCGGGCCATCGCCAATCGCATGGCGGACATGGCCGGCGGCCAGGCCGGCTGGGACCAGCTCGCCGAAGGGATGGCGCTGCGGGATGCGGTCAGCAGCACCGATGCCGTCTCCGCCATCGAGCAGGCCGAGTCCAACAAGGGGAACAACGGCGTGCCCTGGGTCGGCGGCGGCAACGCGGGCGGCTCCGGCCAGAGTTCGATCAAGGTGGTCGGCGACGTGACGCGCGCGGGCTACAACCTGCTCAACGGGCGCAGCGCCACCGATACCTCGTCGATCGCGCGCAGCGCCTGCGGCAACCGCCTGACCTGCCAGACCTGGTCGTCGCCTGGCGCGGCCGCGGCCTTTGCGAACCGCGTGCTGGGCGAACGCGAGCAACGCACCTGCGAAAACTGCACGAAGACCCAGACCACGCCTGGCGTCGGGCTCACGCCAGTGATCCAGGAAGAGTACGAGACCAAGCTGCAGGTGTTGCAGGAACTGGTGACGGGCGCCCGGCCGACGACACTGGCCAATCTCGACGCGGCCGGCAGCAGCTCGCTGCCGATCACCCGCGGCGTGATCGAGGCCCTGCGTGACGAGCCCGACCAGGACGTGCTGGGCCGGCGTCTCGCGTCCGAGGCTGCGCTGTCCAGCGTGCTGGAGAAGGCCCTGCTGCTGCAACGCACGTTGCTGACCGGCAAGAAGGAGCCGAACGTCGCCGCCAACGAGCTCGCCGTGCAGGCGGTGGACCAGGAGAACAGCGCGCTGGAGCAGGAGATCAACAACCTCAAGACCGAGCTGGAGCTGCGCCGCACGCTGGCCGGCAACTCGGCGATGGCGATCATCCAGCGCCACAGTACCCGCGCTGCCGGCTCGCGCGGCGTCTTCGAGGGCGACACCACGCGCGACCGTCTGCGGGAAGTCCAGAAGCCGCGGAGCGGTACGCCATGA
- a CDS encoding conjugal transfer protein TraG N-terminal domain-containing protein: MTLYTTDYLEYYLTLVAWVVNNGIWSILVASGVFALPFVAIVIQEWLKARSEGADEGNKGVLSSMRIENRVWVAIVVIMFAGIPFIPVDLATIRFDTTRSAQCQVSVPLPNDTGWSNVYTALNDQSALVPVWWFFIHALSKAVTGSAVAAIPCGTDLRQIRMDVDATRIDDPVLAQEVADFTHDCYGPSRARLFMNRPTLSDEQMNDVTWIGSSYFLDTPGFYDTYRAKTPRTAWPYDATRDAGLAQVDSGGGYPSCRQWWADGGQGLRSRLLAQVDPDLLTRIGRWAGFLSQSEVNDSVIRAVVSPRQQKMNQGAVYTDYGGQIDKTLPNVVTRGASDLGLTVGSLAFFPAMDVVRQALPMVLTMLKMALVICIPLVLLIGTYDLKTVVTVSCVQFALFFVDFWFQLARWIDSTILDALYGWGFGADRPHTNFDPLIGLNNAFGDMLLNFVMAMMFIVLPGFWVAALAWVGVRVGNISQMLAAATDGAKSAGGKGADLAIKAAKAK, translated from the coding sequence ATGACGCTCTACACCACGGACTACTTGGAGTATTACCTGACCCTGGTGGCTTGGGTGGTCAACAACGGCATCTGGAGCATCCTCGTGGCCAGCGGCGTGTTCGCGCTGCCGTTCGTGGCCATCGTGATCCAGGAATGGCTCAAGGCCCGCAGCGAAGGTGCGGACGAGGGCAACAAGGGCGTGCTGTCGTCGATGCGCATCGAGAACCGGGTGTGGGTGGCGATCGTGGTCATCATGTTCGCCGGCATCCCGTTCATCCCGGTGGATCTCGCCACGATCAGGTTCGACACCACGCGCTCCGCGCAATGCCAGGTCAGTGTCCCGCTGCCCAACGACACGGGCTGGTCCAACGTCTACACGGCGCTCAACGACCAGAGCGCGCTGGTGCCGGTGTGGTGGTTCTTCATACACGCGCTGTCGAAAGCCGTGACGGGCTCCGCGGTGGCGGCGATTCCCTGCGGCACGGACCTGCGTCAGATTCGCATGGATGTGGATGCCACGCGCATCGACGATCCGGTGCTGGCACAGGAGGTCGCCGACTTCACGCACGACTGCTACGGGCCGTCGCGCGCCAGGCTGTTCATGAACCGGCCGACGCTCTCCGACGAGCAAATGAACGACGTCACCTGGATCGGGTCGAGTTACTTCCTCGACACGCCCGGCTTCTATGACACCTATCGCGCCAAGACCCCACGCACGGCCTGGCCCTACGACGCGACCCGCGATGCAGGGTTGGCACAGGTGGACAGCGGCGGCGGCTATCCGTCCTGCCGGCAGTGGTGGGCCGATGGCGGCCAGGGACTGCGCAGCCGGCTGCTGGCACAGGTCGACCCGGACCTACTGACCCGCATCGGGCGCTGGGCGGGCTTCCTGTCGCAGAGCGAGGTCAATGACTCGGTGATCCGCGCCGTGGTCTCACCGCGACAGCAGAAGATGAACCAGGGCGCCGTCTACACCGACTACGGTGGCCAGATCGACAAGACGCTGCCGAACGTTGTCACGCGCGGCGCAAGCGACCTGGGGTTGACCGTCGGCTCGCTGGCCTTCTTTCCCGCGATGGACGTGGTGCGCCAGGCGCTGCCGATGGTGCTGACGATGCTCAAGATGGCGCTCGTCATCTGCATCCCGCTGGTGCTGCTGATCGGCACCTACGACCTGAAGACGGTGGTGACGGTGAGCTGCGTCCAGTTCGCGCTGTTCTTCGTGGACTTCTGGTTCCAGCTCGCGCGCTGGATCGACAGCACGATCCTGGACGCGCTCTACGGCTGGGGGTTTGGCGCGGACAGGCCGCACACGAACTTCGATCCGTTGATCGGTTTGAACAACGCCTTTGGCGACATGCTCCTTAACTTCGTCATGGCGATGATGTTCATCGTGCTACCGGGTTTCTGGGTAGCTGCGCTCGCGTGGGTTGGTGTCCGCGTAGGCAACATTTCGCAGATGCTCGCAGCAGCCACCGATGGCGCCAAATCTGCGGGAGGCAAAGGCGCTGACCTTGCAATCAAAGCAGCGAAGGCGAAGTAG
- a CDS encoding DUF3742 family protein, translating into MSMTTNTHNGRWSHRLGRGAGRAWRGYLRREQRVAGWLVTRGVPASAATAVLWIVKLAVLGVLLYSAFWLALLLAFAGIAAWMVRNVDADESSDDDEPQWRNGLDGYGLYRGEVRIDGGSADDE; encoded by the coding sequence ATGAGCATGACCACCAACACGCACAACGGGCGCTGGAGCCACCGGCTGGGCCGGGGGGCTGGCCGTGCCTGGCGTGGATACCTGCGCCGCGAGCAGCGTGTCGCCGGCTGGCTGGTGACGCGCGGGGTGCCCGCGAGCGCGGCGACGGCGGTGCTCTGGATCGTCAAGCTGGCCGTGCTTGGTGTGCTGCTCTACTCCGCGTTCTGGCTGGCGCTGCTGCTGGCCTTTGCAGGGATCGCTGCCTGGATGGTACGCAACGTCGATGCCGACGAAAGCAGTGATGATGACGAGCCTCAATGGCGAAACGGCCTGGACGGATACGGTCTCTACCGGGGCGAGGTACGCATTGACGGCGGCAGCGCGGACGACGAGTAG
- a CDS encoding type IV toxin-antitoxin system AbiEi family antitoxin domain-containing protein → MDGNSRHQVIKRLQAGLPRGAPFDLATLSQFGVSPQLAAHYADGGWLVRLAHGVYAFPNDEFGVYGALKFLQQRVPGLHVGGKSALALQGVRHNLGSREALVLWGDGRFALPAWFTSRFPARYVHARLFDWPDTALAGKTLTTPPGLPEDLRVAAPERAVLELLYEAGVKQSLEEARNLFDGLRSPRKDLLGQLLSCCASVKAVRLFLTWARETSLVDVDALLEQYPVRTGSNTRWMSRLDDGTLLSLRPHG, encoded by the coding sequence ATGGATGGAAATTCTAGGCATCAGGTAATCAAGCGGCTGCAGGCGGGACTCCCCCGCGGGGCGCCGTTCGACCTTGCCACCCTGAGCCAGTTCGGGGTGTCGCCCCAGCTCGCCGCCCACTATGCCGACGGCGGGTGGCTCGTGCGCCTGGCCCATGGCGTCTATGCCTTCCCGAACGATGAGTTCGGGGTCTACGGTGCGCTGAAGTTCCTGCAACAGCGCGTGCCCGGCCTGCACGTCGGCGGCAAGAGCGCCCTGGCCCTGCAGGGGGTGCGGCACAACCTGGGCAGCCGGGAGGCGCTGGTGCTGTGGGGCGACGGTCGCTTCGCGTTGCCGGCCTGGTTCACTTCGCGCTTTCCGGCCCGCTACGTCCACGCCCGCCTGTTCGACTGGCCGGACACGGCGCTGGCCGGCAAGACCCTGACCACGCCGCCTGGCCTGCCCGAGGATCTGCGGGTGGCAGCCCCCGAGCGTGCCGTGCTGGAGCTGCTGTACGAAGCCGGCGTCAAGCAGAGCCTCGAAGAGGCCCGCAACCTCTTCGATGGACTGCGTTCCCCCCGCAAGGACTTGCTCGGGCAACTGCTGTCCTGCTGCGCCAGCGTGAAGGCCGTGCGCCTGTTCCTGACCTGGGCGCGCGAGACCAGCCTCGTGGATGTCGATGCCCTGCTGGAGCAGTACCCGGTTCGCACCGGCAGCAACACGCGCTGGATGAGCCGGCTCGATGACGGCACCTTGCTGAGCCTGAGACCTCATGGATAA
- a CDS encoding nucleotidyl transferase AbiEii/AbiGii toxin family protein, translating into MDKTYADTVRLLLAVAPDVFANDIFAMKGGTAINLFVRDMPRLSVDIDVVYLPWQTPRDEALQAINQELAAIATRVAPLGVQTRLVRAKDLGDTKLIVENDASQVKIEVNVVFRGSVLPVERRPLSAKTSDLFGVEFELPVLAPDELYASKLVAALDRQHPRDLFDVWQLYESGDISDGMVECFVIYLAGHNRPPHEVLFGNDKDIAGEYERAFVGMTEVGCSLETLLDARARVRRELPQRLSTAHKQFLSGLARAEPDWSLVQCQHAAQLPALRWKLANLETFRKRRPDDFAAQSAALDTGLGQS; encoded by the coding sequence ATGGATAAGACCTACGCTGACACCGTTCGCCTGCTGCTGGCCGTCGCGCCCGACGTGTTCGCCAACGACATCTTCGCCATGAAGGGCGGCACGGCCATCAACCTCTTCGTGCGGGACATGCCGCGCCTTTCGGTGGACATCGACGTGGTGTACCTCCCGTGGCAGACGCCGCGCGACGAAGCGCTGCAAGCCATCAACCAGGAGCTGGCCGCCATCGCCACGCGCGTTGCGCCACTGGGCGTGCAGACACGCCTGGTTCGCGCCAAGGACCTGGGAGACACCAAGCTGATCGTCGAGAACGACGCCAGCCAGGTGAAGATCGAGGTCAACGTCGTGTTCCGAGGCAGCGTGCTGCCCGTCGAGCGGCGGCCGCTGAGCGCAAAGACCAGCGATCTGTTCGGCGTCGAGTTCGAGCTGCCGGTTCTGGCACCGGACGAGCTGTACGCCAGCAAGCTGGTGGCCGCGCTGGATCGGCAGCACCCCCGCGACCTGTTCGACGTGTGGCAGCTCTACGAATCGGGCGACATCAGCGACGGCATGGTCGAGTGCTTCGTGATCTATCTGGCGGGCCACAACCGGCCGCCCCACGAAGTGCTGTTCGGTAACGACAAGGACATCGCCGGCGAGTACGAGCGGGCCTTTGTCGGCATGACCGAAGTGGGCTGCTCCCTAGAAACACTGCTCGACGCTCGCGCCAGGGTGCGGCGCGAGCTGCCACAGCGACTGAGCACCGCGCACAAGCAGTTTCTGAGCGGGCTGGCGCGCGCAGAACCGGACTGGTCGCTGGTGCAATGCCAGCACGCCGCGCAACTGCCGGCACTGCGCTGGAAGCTCGCCAATCTCGAAACCTTCCGCAAGCGCCGTCCCGACGACTTCGCAGCGCAATCCGCCGCCCTCGACACCGGCTTGGGCCAGAGCTGA
- the mobH gene encoding MobH family relaxase, translating to MLSLFQRKRVPPTAGTPPTSAIETPKGSMRPESAASLLATPRRQKLLEHIWQRTSLSRRQFATLYLAPLERYAELVQQFPASESHHHAYPGGMLDHGLEIVAYALKLRQSYLLPAGVTPEAQAAQAEAWTAGTAYAALLHDIGKIAVDLHVEHADGSVWHPWHGPLRKPYRFRYRKEREYRLHSAATGLLYARLLDRDIFDWLSGYPDLWAALLYVLAGQYEHAGTLGELVVQADQASVAQELGGDPSKALAAPKHALQRKLLDGLRYLLKEEFKLNQAGPADGWLTQDALWLVSKTVSDKLRAHLLSQGIDGIPASNTAVFNVLQDHGIVQPTPDGKAIWKATITSDAGWSHAFTFLKLSPAMIWDAADRPAPFAGCVQVEEEQAEPQAPAVADGPRVEGTEAAPASAAPIASAAMDTGVAALLDLLGDTAPPATPEIPSSPVAEPEPAPSTMPRPQMSLAPSQDRAEPSGAHFMAWLRQSVQTRKLIINDAKALVHTVAGTTYLVSPGVFQRYAQEYLQVAALAKQEKLEGWQWVQKRFEKLGQHRKQPSGLNIWTCEVTGPRKSRRLHGYLLVSPDALFQETPPDNPYLRLVNEAAKREDSALGGKDDDQA from the coding sequence ATGCTCTCGCTGTTCCAGCGCAAACGGGTGCCACCCACCGCCGGCACGCCGCCCACCTCCGCCATCGAAACTCCGAAAGGGTCGATGCGGCCGGAGTCGGCCGCATCGCTGCTGGCCACGCCGCGTCGACAGAAACTGCTGGAACACATCTGGCAGCGCACATCGCTCTCGCGCCGGCAGTTCGCCACGCTCTACCTCGCCCCACTGGAGCGCTACGCCGAGCTGGTCCAGCAGTTCCCGGCCTCCGAGAGCCACCACCACGCCTACCCCGGCGGCATGCTGGATCACGGCCTGGAAATCGTCGCCTATGCGCTGAAGCTGCGGCAGTCATACCTGCTGCCTGCGGGCGTCACGCCGGAGGCGCAGGCGGCCCAGGCCGAAGCCTGGACCGCAGGCACGGCCTACGCGGCCCTGCTGCACGACATCGGCAAGATTGCGGTCGATCTGCACGTCGAGCATGCCGACGGCAGCGTCTGGCATCCCTGGCACGGCCCGCTGCGAAAGCCCTACCGCTTCCGTTACCGAAAGGAGCGCGAGTACCGCCTGCACAGCGCCGCCACCGGGCTGCTCTACGCGCGCCTTCTCGATCGGGACATCTTCGACTGGCTCAGCGGCTATCCCGACCTCTGGGCCGCGCTGCTGTACGTGCTAGCCGGCCAGTACGAGCACGCCGGCACGCTCGGCGAGCTGGTCGTGCAGGCCGATCAGGCATCGGTCGCCCAGGAACTCGGCGGTGATCCCAGCAAGGCGCTGGCGGCCCCCAAGCATGCGCTGCAACGCAAATTGCTCGACGGCTTGCGCTACCTGCTCAAGGAAGAATTCAAGTTGAACCAAGCCGGCCCGGCGGACGGCTGGCTGACCCAGGACGCTCTGTGGCTGGTGAGCAAGACCGTCTCCGACAAGCTGCGCGCACATCTGCTGTCGCAAGGCATCGACGGCATTCCGGCGAGCAATACGGCGGTGTTCAACGTGCTGCAGGATCACGGCATCGTGCAACCGACGCCGGATGGCAAGGCGATCTGGAAGGCTACCATCACCAGCGACGCCGGCTGGTCGCACGCCTTCACCTTCCTGAAGCTCTCGCCGGCGATGATCTGGGATGCCGCCGACCGGCCGGCGCCGTTCGCAGGCTGTGTGCAGGTCGAAGAGGAACAGGCGGAGCCGCAGGCGCCGGCGGTGGCTGATGGGCCGCGCGTGGAAGGCACCGAAGCTGCACCCGCGAGCGCGGCGCCGATCGCATCCGCAGCCATGGACACCGGCGTCGCAGCGCTGCTCGACCTGCTGGGCGACACCGCTCCACCCGCGACACCGGAGATCCCGAGTTCCCCTGTTGCCGAGCCCGAGCCGGCCCCTTCGACCATGCCCCGGCCGCAGATGAGCCTCGCGCCTTCCCAGGATCGCGCGGAGCCCTCTGGGGCGCACTTCATGGCCTGGCTGCGTCAGAGCGTCCAGACGCGCAAGCTCATCATCAACGACGCCAAGGCCCTGGTGCATACCGTCGCCGGTACGACCTACCTCGTCAGCCCCGGCGTGTTCCAGCGCTACGCGCAGGAGTACCTTCAAGTCGCCGCCCTGGCCAAGCAGGAGAAGCTGGAGGGGTGGCAGTGGGTGCAGAAGCGCTTCGAGAAGCTGGGACAGCACCGCAAGCAGCCGAGCGGGCTGAACATCTGGACCTGCGAAGTTACGGGGCCGCGCAAGTCGCGCCGGCTGCACGGCTACCTGCTCGTCAGCCCGGATGCGCTGTTCCAGGAGACGCCGCCAGACAACCCATACCTGCGGCTCGTCAACGAGGCCGCAAAGCGCGAAGATTCAGCCCTTGGGGGCAAGGACGACGATCAGGCGTAG
- a CDS encoding helix-turn-helix domain-containing protein encodes MPKRSIQRGRPTGTTTYEAEPAIAFGAAVREERTNQGIAQETLAHMAGIERSHMGKIERGEHVPTLPLILKIARALKCSSAHLMTLTEAKLAESAPSAD; translated from the coding sequence ATGCCAAAGCGTTCGATCCAAAGGGGCCGCCCCACCGGCACCACTACCTACGAAGCGGAACCAGCCATCGCGTTTGGGGCTGCCGTGCGGGAAGAAAGAACCAACCAGGGTATCGCTCAGGAAACGCTGGCCCACATGGCCGGCATCGAACGGTCGCACATGGGCAAGATCGAGCGCGGCGAGCATGTCCCCACGCTCCCTCTCATCCTCAAGATTGCCCGTGCGCTGAAATGTAGTTCCGCCCACTTGATGACTCTGACCGAAGCCAAGCTGGCAGAGTCGGCCCCATCCGCAGATTGA
- a CDS encoding substrate-binding domain-containing protein — MESSDITAEIRMAVLGEWVPPQLADVLALQRAEEPETHAVLAGWTDPGRGAELPDDGFDFALSAVARQWPGWVCEPLWHDTLAVAVAKRSHLLAYREVPCEEVLKQPLICSQSTADEPWRVTVQRVFENALQEREQTVETFDVAMTLVAAGYGIAIAPAARLASYLRRGIAVRPLAGAPMIVMAYLLRRNATLSDTQARFARRARLVS; from the coding sequence GTGGAATCGAGTGACATCACCGCCGAAATTCGCATGGCCGTCCTCGGCGAATGGGTGCCTCCCCAGCTCGCCGACGTGCTCGCCCTGCAGCGTGCCGAAGAGCCGGAGACCCATGCCGTCCTGGCCGGCTGGACAGATCCCGGTCGAGGCGCGGAGCTGCCGGACGACGGCTTCGACTTCGCCTTGTCTGCGGTTGCCCGGCAGTGGCCTGGCTGGGTATGCGAACCGCTGTGGCATGACACGCTGGCGGTCGCCGTGGCCAAGCGCTCCCACCTGCTGGCCTACCGTGAAGTGCCGTGCGAGGAAGTGCTCAAGCAGCCCTTGATCTGCTCGCAGTCCACGGCCGATGAACCATGGCGCGTGACCGTGCAGCGCGTGTTCGAAAACGCGCTGCAGGAGCGGGAGCAAACGGTGGAGACATTCGATGTGGCGATGACGCTGGTTGCTGCCGGGTACGGGATCGCCATTGCGCCTGCCGCGAGACTGGCGAGCTACCTACGCCGAGGCATCGCCGTACGGCCGCTGGCCGGCGCACCAATGATCGTGATGGCTTACCTGCTCCGCCGCAACGCTACCTTGTCGGACACCCAGGCAAGATTCGCCCGCCGCGCGCGCTTGGTGTCCTGA
- the lspA gene encoding signal peptidase II, with product MSWKFVLYDWAGLNLALFQAINAGTPAVLWPLASLFSLIGSYWTAPLTVLGLWAWSKASSDPARVRLVRSRLLHFGVAFLLALAAASALKWWLDFPRPHAVLGAAVHVIGAVELHYSLPSGHATYAALVAAALWPLLAWRGRGCLLMYAALVGWSRMAAGMHFPGDVLAGWGLGLGCTVLSRWLISFATAARAKGLLAPALPWYGVAAAAVAADQAAKLSIERAFVYGKQVEITPFFNLVHVLNPGAAFSFLAGASGWQRYFFITLGLLVAVWLIRQLKQTLPRFEAVGYSLILGGALGNVVDRLLRGQVVDFLDFHWQGMHWPAFNLADVAISIGVGCLIARFLEIRDKGNKGRLLSG from the coding sequence ATGAGTTGGAAATTCGTGCTGTATGACTGGGCCGGTCTGAATCTCGCGCTATTTCAAGCGATCAATGCTGGGACGCCCGCAGTGCTGTGGCCGCTGGCGTCGCTCTTCAGCCTAATCGGCAGCTACTGGACCGCGCCCCTAACCGTACTGGGCCTATGGGCATGGTCAAAGGCATCTTCCGATCCGGCCCGCGTTCGGCTAGTGCGGAGCCGTTTGTTGCACTTCGGCGTCGCGTTCTTGCTGGCCTTGGCGGCGGCGTCGGCCTTGAAGTGGTGGCTCGACTTTCCGCGCCCGCATGCGGTGCTGGGCGCAGCGGTGCATGTCATCGGCGCTGTGGAGCTGCATTACAGCCTGCCCAGCGGGCACGCGACCTACGCGGCGCTGGTGGCCGCTGCGTTGTGGCCGCTGCTGGCCTGGCGCGGTCGCGGTTGCCTGTTGATGTATGCCGCCCTGGTTGGCTGGTCACGCATGGCGGCAGGTATGCACTTCCCGGGCGACGTGCTGGCAGGCTGGGGGCTGGGCTTGGGCTGCACCGTGCTCTCGCGGTGGCTGATCTCGTTCGCCACTGCGGCGCGCGCAAAGGGGCTGCTCGCGCCGGCCTTGCCGTGGTACGGGGTGGCTGCGGCAGCGGTTGCTGCTGATCAGGCAGCCAAGCTCTCGATCGAACGGGCGTTCGTCTATGGCAAACAGGTCGAGATCACGCCGTTCTTCAACCTCGTGCATGTGCTCAATCCGGGCGCCGCGTTCAGCTTTTTGGCCGGAGCGAGTGGCTGGCAACGTTACTTCTTCATCACGTTAGGACTGCTCGTCGCGGTCTGGCTCATCCGACAACTGAAGCAGACGCTGCCGCGCTTCGAAGCCGTCGGCTACAGCCTCATTCTTGGCGGGGCACTTGGCAACGTGGTGGATCGCCTGCTGCGCGGTCAGGTTGTGGACTTCCTCGACTTCCACTGGCAGGGCATGCACTGGCCCGCGTTCAACCTCGCCGATGTTGCGATCTCCATCGGAGTCGGCTGTTTGATCGCTAGGTTCCTTGAAATTCGAGACAAGGGTAACAAGGGTAGATTGTTGTCAGGATGA